The Candidatus Poribacteria bacterium DNA segment AAACCGACAATTCCAGCGACGTTCAAAGTGCCGGGTCGAATCCCATCTTCCTGTCCACCCCCGTGGAAAAGCGAATGCGGGCGAGAACCGTTTCGGCGGATGTAAAGTGCCCCGATGCCTTTTGGTCCATAAATCTTGTGCGCCGTCAGGGATGCGAGACCTACACCGAGTCTCTCCATATCCGATGGCAACTGCCCGATGCCTTGCACCGCATCCGAATGGAAAGGCACGCCGTGTTTGGCAGCGACAGCGGCAATATCGGTGATCGGATTTATCGTGCCGACCTCATTGTTCGCATACATGAAACTCATCAAAATCGTCTTCGGTGTAATCGCAGCTTTCACGTCATCAGGACTCACCCTCCCGTATGTGTCTACCGGAAGATACGTGGTTTCAAATCCCTCTGTCGCCAAGGTATGGCATGTATCGAGAATGGCGTGATGCTCCGCCGTGCTGGTGATGATGTGGTTCCCCTTCTCCCTACAGGCGTAGGCGATCCCCCTGACAGCGAGATTGTCCGATTCGGTGGCACCGCTGGTAAAGACAATCTCCTCTTCTGAACAACCGAGCAGTTCAGCGACCTGTTGGCGCGCCTTTTCCACAGCGTCCTTCGCCCTAACACCGAACGCGTGCGTGCTGGAAGCGTTACCAAAATCTGTGGTGAGATACGGCATCATCGCCGCTAACACTTCCGGTGCAATTGGCGTTGTGGCATGGTTGTCCATGTAGATGGTGTTGCTCATGAAGGTGTTCCCTTTATGCGGAGGAAAAGTGAATAACGCACGGTGGGAGAAAAGTGCGTGTGGCTTTCTAAAGACTCTACTCCTTTTAAAGCCGTTCTCGGAACATGTCAATCATGCCATCAGGCGGATCGAACGGCAATTCGACGACGGTGTTCGTTAAACCGCTATAGTATATTCCCAACAACAGGTTGAATTCGGCAAGAGACTGCTTCAGGTGTGTTGGATGTTCTTTACCCTCATCGTCGAGCCACGCAAACACTGCGTCTGTGAGTCCGCCTTGGGCAATGACATCCTCTGCGCCGTAGTTGAGATCACCGCCTTCATATCCACTTCCCGGTAGATTTCGTTCCCAACTCTCAAACCGCCAATGGACAAATCCTTGTTCACCGAACACGCATACGCGCTTATGCCGGTTGTTTCCTGTATCGGGAAGGACACGGGGTGCCATCTCGGGTCCGAATGCGACGGAGACTTGCACACCGTTTGCGTAGGTCACGAGTGCTGTGGCATTGGCAGGCGAAGGTTGCGCGGAGTCGAGTTGTTCCGCACCGGAGATCTGTCCTTGGACCTTCACGGGTCGCGAGTTGTCGATATAGGACGACACGAGTTGTAAGACGTGGGGTGCTTGGTCGACGGGTGGGTTGCGGGCGCTTGCCTCAATAAACTTAATCGCACCGATCTTGCCTTCTGCGACATCACGTTTGAGCGCGAGATTCTGCGGATGGAAATTGAGTTGTGTGTTAACGACGAACTTCGTTTTGGTACGTTGGGCAAGTTCGGAAATCTGCCGCCAATCTTCACTCTCAACGGCAATCGGTTTTTCGACAATCGCGGCGGGGACACCGTGCTCAGAGGCTTGGTTCATCAGTGGGTAGCGAATACGTTTGTTACTCCCGCGTAGCACGGGCGCGGTAACAATGTGCAGAAGATCCGGTTTCTCCTTTGAAAGCATTTCATCGAGATCGGTGTAGCGAGCATCAATACCGAATTCATCCCCGAAATCGTTGAGCAAATCTTCCTGCATGTCGCAAATAGCGGCAAGTTTGCCACCCTTGACGTGTTCATAGGCGCGTGCATGCCCGCGAGCACGTCCGCGGCACCCTAAAATTGCACTTTTATACATTCTGCTTTCTCCTTTTCCTTTTGAATCCAGATACTGCATTATATGTGGAGTGAAGTTTTAAAACAACGCTTTTCCTAAAATTCCGCTTTAAAGAAAAATGGAAACATGGTATAGTATTTTGAAATGCGAAAACATCAAGCGAGGGAAAAGATGCGACGTTACCTCTTTATCTTGCCAGCAATTTGCGCGGTTACAGTCCTCTTAGGATGCCAGTCCAAGGTGCTGCGGATGATTTTTGAACCGCAGGAGCTTTACAACTACGCCGTCACAGAAGGGGTCACCTGCACTTCACCAGAAATGATAGATGGTGATGTGAAGACGAGAGGCTACGCCGATGGACGGTGGATTCATCTAAACCTGCCGACGCAAAAGGCGATTCACCGCATCACCATCAATGGAACTAATATTATAAACGCCATGGTATACGAGAAATTGGAAGGTGAAGGACGTTGGCGTGCTTTTATGCAGATCCAGAACAACGAAAGTCCAATCATTAAAATGCGCGTCAATGGCGTTGTGACGGATGCAATCCGTATCTATATCAGTGGTACCACCGATGATAGAAAGAAAGCCAATCGGTACGATCCGAGGCGTGGTGTCATCATACCACAGATAGCGTTGGGTAGAGCCTTCATACACGAACTGGAGGTCTATGGACTCGTCTCAAAGGATTTTTAACTCTCAGGTTTTCGCTCTGCGCTCCGCTACTTCTACAGAGATGTCACCCCTACGGGGTTCAAGAAATACCAAAACCGCGTAGCGCGTAACGAAGTGGAGCGCGGATTTAAGAAGAAACCGTGAAAACCCGAACCCCGTTGTTTCTCCGCAAGGTATCATTAAAAATCCGCAAGGAATCATTAAAAAATGAAACACTTGATTTTTGAAGATATATACAGTTGGGCGGTCTTTAGTCGAGATCGACAGATAGACTTTAATGGACATTTGTGGGTGCGTCCCGACGGCAATATCCTGATAGACCCGGTCCCAATGTCCGATGACGACCGAGAACACCTGAATGCACTTGGCGGTGCCAAGTCAATCGTTCTGACCAACGCCGATCATGAACGCGAAGCCGCTGTTTTCCAAGAATGGACGGGTGCCGACGTGATTGTACACGAAGCCGACGCCGACGCCCTGGACATCACACCGACCCGAACGGTTCAAGATCGTGAGGCGATTGTTCCTGGGTTACACGCCATTCATCTCAGGCACGGAAAGAGTCCGGGCGAAATCGCGCTCTATTTTCCAGAAAAACAAGCCGTCCTGTTCGGGGACCTGGTGGTAGGTGAACCGATGGGGGCGTTGACGCTGCTCGCCGATAGTAAGCTGAACGATCCACCGAAAGCCGCACTTGAATTACGCAAAATCTTGGCACTCCGATTCAATGCCATTCTCGTCGGGGACGGTCACTCCATTTTTAAAGATGCGCGCCAATACCTCGTCGATTGCTTGCAAGCGCGGCGCGACATTTACATCAACCGCATTCATATCGATGAGATCGCGTGGCAGCATAAAAATGCACCACACCCTTACGACTTCGAGGACAAAGATATTGACCCACTCATCGGTGGCAAAAATTTAGGATATCGCGTGATTCGGCTGCAACCGGGTAAGATGAGTTTCCCGATGCATTTTCACAATTTCGGGGAGGAGATGTGCTACGTCATGGAAGGTGCCTGCACGCTCAAAACCCCGCGAGGCGATGTGGAAGTCAGTGAGGGGGATTTCCTGGCGTTTCCACCGGGCACCATCGGCGCGCATAAGTTTGTCAATAGCAGCGATGCGCCGGTCACTTTATTCATTCTCGGCACGACGACACCCCATGACGTGAGTGAATACCCTGATTCTAACAAAGTGTTGCCTTATGTCGTTGGGAAGATTTATCGTAAAGACCCAAGCCTGAGTTATTGGGACGGCGAAGTTTAACGCAACCTACGCACTCTCTGATTCTCCTTTGCGCGGGCATCTTCTTGCTCTGGGTTGACAACCGCACGTAGGGCGATTTCCATTTCGTTACGTATTGTCGCATATTCAGGCTTCGGTGCCAAGTCATCATTTTCCAGCGGGTCAGTGCCCACATTGAAGAGTTGCGGTTCGCTCCCGACGTAATGACACAGTTTGTAATCTCCACGCTTGAGCATGAAACCTGCATTAAGCATACCCATGTGATGATACTCCGAAAAGACAGTACGCGTCGTCTCATTTGGCTGCTGTCGCGCTATCCCCAGCAAACTGTCGCCCGGTAAATCAGAAGGCGTTTCCAAACCAGCGACTTCCAGCAAGGTCGGTAAAACATCTACCAAAGAGACATTTTGCGCCGCACGACTCTTCTCATCTAAAGGCAAGCGCATCATCAACGGCACGCTTACTGCGGGTTCATAGAAACACTGCTTCTGCCAGATGCCGTGGTGTCCCGCCATTTCACCGTGATCGCTGGTATAGATGACAACCGTATTTTCGTGTAATGACGACGTGTCAATCGCTTCAAGTATCCTCCCAATTTGCGCATCGAGAGCCGAAACAAGGGCGTAA contains these protein-coding regions:
- a CDS encoding cupin domain-containing protein; this encodes MKHLIFEDIYSWAVFSRDRQIDFNGHLWVRPDGNILIDPVPMSDDDREHLNALGGAKSIVLTNADHEREAAVFQEWTGADVIVHEADADALDITPTRTVQDREAIVPGLHAIHLRHGKSPGEIALYFPEKQAVLFGDLVVGEPMGALTLLADSKLNDPPKAALELRKILALRFNAILVGDGHSIFKDARQYLVDCLQARRDIYINRIHIDEIAWQHKNAPHPYDFEDKDIDPLIGGKNLGYRVIRLQPGKMSFPMHFHNFGEEMCYVMEGACTLKTPRGDVEVSEGDFLAFPPGTIGAHKFVNSSDAPVTLFILGTTTPHDVSEYPDSNKVLPYVVGKIYRKDPSLSYWDGEV
- a CDS encoding cysteine desulfurase, which codes for MSNTIYMDNHATTPIAPEVLAAMMPYLTTDFGNASSTHAFGVRAKDAVEKARQQVAELLGCSEEEIVFTSGATESDNLAVRGIAYACREKGNHIITSTAEHHAILDTCHTLATEGFETTYLPVDTYGRVSPDDVKAAITPKTILMSFMYANNEVGTINPITDIAAVAAKHGVPFHSDAVQGIGQLPSDMERLGVGLASLTAHKIYGPKGIGALYIRRNGSRPHSLFHGGGQEDGIRPGTLNVAGIVGLGAACELAKSYMETGKSCVATLRDSLHQKLNARLEDLHLNGHPEQRLPGNLNLCFAGVQSHALLMGLKRVAVSTGSACDSESVTASHVLVAMGIPNELAVTAVRFGLGRYNTAEEVEIVADEVVKVVNRLRALAPE
- a CDS encoding Gfo/Idh/MocA family oxidoreductase; its protein translation is MQYLDSKGKGESRMYKSAILGCRGRARGHARAYEHVKGGKLAAICDMQEDLLNDFGDEFGIDARYTDLDEMLSKEKPDLLHIVTAPVLRGSNKRIRYPLMNQASEHGVPAAIVEKPIAVESEDWRQISELAQRTKTKFVVNTQLNFHPQNLALKRDVAEGKIGAIKFIEASARNPPVDQAPHVLQLVSSYIDNSRPVKVQGQISGAEQLDSAQPSPANATALVTYANGVQVSVAFGPEMAPRVLPDTGNNRHKRVCVFGEQGFVHWRFESWERNLPGSGYEGGDLNYGAEDVIAQGGLTDAVFAWLDDEGKEHPTHLKQSLAEFNLLLGIYYSGLTNTVVELPFDPPDGMIDMFRERL